In the genome of Pseudomonas sp. HS6, one region contains:
- a CDS encoding SDR family oxidoreductase: MQLNDKVIIITGGCQGLGRSMAEYFAGKGAKLALVDLNQEKLDDAVAACKAKGVEARSYLCNVANEEQVTHMVAQVAEDFGAIHGLINNAGILRDGLLLKVKDGEMTKMSLAQWQAVIDVNLTGVFLCTREVAAKMVELKNSGAIINISSISRAGNVGQTNYSAAKAGVAAATVTWAKELARYGIRVAGIAPGFIETEMTLGMKPEALEKMTSGIPLKRMGKPEEIAHSAAYIFENDYYTGRILEMDGGLRI, translated from the coding sequence ATGCAACTCAACGACAAAGTAATCATTATCACTGGCGGTTGCCAAGGCTTGGGCCGCTCGATGGCCGAGTATTTCGCAGGCAAGGGCGCGAAGTTGGCACTGGTCGACCTGAACCAGGAAAAACTCGATGACGCCGTCGCGGCCTGCAAGGCCAAGGGTGTCGAGGCCCGCAGCTATCTGTGCAACGTCGCCAATGAAGAGCAGGTGACACACATGGTCGCTCAGGTCGCCGAGGACTTCGGCGCGATCCACGGCTTGATCAACAATGCCGGGATCCTGCGCGACGGCCTGCTGCTCAAGGTCAAGGACGGCGAGATGACCAAGATGAGCCTGGCCCAGTGGCAGGCGGTGATCGACGTCAACCTGACCGGCGTGTTCCTTTGCACTCGAGAAGTGGCGGCGAAAATGGTCGAGCTGAAAAACAGCGGCGCGATCATCAACATCTCGTCGATCTCCCGCGCGGGCAACGTCGGCCAGACCAACTACTCCGCCGCCAAGGCCGGTGTGGCGGCAGCGACCGTGACCTGGGCCAAGGAACTGGCACGCTACGGCATCCGCGTGGCGGGCATCGCACCGGGCTTCATCGAAACCGAGATGACCCTGGGCATGAAACCCGAAGCACTGGAGAAAATGACCTCGGGCATTCCGCTCAAGCGCATGGGCAAGCCGGAAGAGATCGCCCACTCGGCGGCGTACATCTTCGAGAACGACTACTACACCGGCCGGATTCTGGAGATGGACGGCGGGCTGCGCATCTGA
- a CDS encoding HugZ family protein — MSVEAAKNARELLLKEYRGVLSTHSKSMPGFPFGSVVPYCLEEQGRPLILISRIAQHTHNLQKDSKCSLLVGEREADDVQAVGRLTYLAEAEKLEDAAAIEAAAERYYRYFPDSQNYHKAHDFDFWVLNPVRHRYIGGFGAIHWVDHLTLANPFAGKAEISMVEHMNSDHAKAIAHYVDLAGLPKTAPAQMAGIDTEGMHLRIGQALYWLPFQAPCHTPIQVREALVSLAHAEVWPKNAVADA; from the coding sequence TTGAGCGTTGAAGCGGCTAAGAATGCCCGAGAATTGCTTCTCAAGGAATACCGTGGCGTATTGTCGACCCACTCCAAATCGATGCCCGGTTTTCCGTTTGGCTCCGTGGTTCCGTACTGCCTGGAGGAGCAGGGCCGGCCGCTGATCCTGATCAGCCGCATCGCCCAGCACACCCACAACCTGCAGAAAGATTCGAAGTGTTCGCTGCTGGTGGGTGAGCGTGAGGCTGACGATGTACAAGCCGTTGGTCGTCTGACCTATCTGGCCGAAGCGGAAAAACTTGAAGACGCCGCAGCCATCGAAGCCGCCGCCGAGCGTTACTACCGTTATTTCCCCGACTCCCAGAACTATCACAAGGCCCACGATTTCGACTTCTGGGTGCTAAACCCGGTACGCCATCGTTACATCGGCGGATTCGGCGCGATCCACTGGGTCGATCACCTGACCCTGGCCAACCCGTTCGCCGGCAAGGCCGAGATCAGCATGGTCGAGCACATGAACAGTGACCACGCCAAGGCCATCGCGCATTACGTTGACTTGGCCGGGCTGCCGAAAACCGCTCCCGCACAAATGGCCGGGATCGACACCGAAGGCATGCACCTGCGCATCGGTCAGGCGCTGTACTGGCTGCCGTTTCAAGCGCCTTGTCATACGCCGATACAAGTGCGCGAAGCCTTGGTTTCTCTGGCTCACGCCGAGGTCTGGCCAAAAAATGCGGTGGCCGACGCTTGA
- a CDS encoding FxsA family protein, which translates to MRPFLLLFLLFPVLELFVFVKVAGSIGFFPALLLIILGSMFGVFVLRVAGLATALRARESLNRGELPAQTMLEGLMLALAGGLLILPGFISDVVGLVLLLPFSRRLVANKMRQRAEEQAMRQRAFADDLQPRGGPAPRQPLGREGDVIEGEFEHRDTK; encoded by the coding sequence ATGCGCCCTTTTTTGTTGCTCTTTCTGCTGTTCCCGGTGTTGGAGCTGTTCGTATTCGTCAAAGTGGCAGGATCGATCGGATTTTTCCCGGCCCTGCTGCTGATCATTCTCGGCTCGATGTTCGGCGTGTTCGTGCTGCGCGTCGCCGGACTGGCAACCGCCCTGCGTGCCCGTGAAAGCCTGAACCGCGGCGAACTGCCTGCGCAAACCATGCTCGAAGGCCTGATGCTGGCCCTGGCCGGTGGCCTGCTGATCCTGCCGGGTTTCATCAGCGACGTGGTCGGTCTGGTGTTGTTGCTGCCATTCAGCCGTCGCCTGGTCGCCAACAAAATGCGCCAACGCGCCGAAGAGCAGGCCATGCGTCAGCGTGCGTTCGCCGACGACCTGCAACCTCGCGGCGGTCCCGCACCGCGCCAGCCTCTGGGTCGCGAAGGCGATGTGATCGAAGGCGAGTTCGAACACCGCGACACCAAGTAA
- a CDS encoding co-chaperone GroES produces the protein MKLRPLHDRVVIRRSEEEKKTAGGIVLPGSAAEKANHGVIVAAGPGKTLENGEVRALAVKVGDKVVFGPYSGSNTVKVDGEDLLVMAENEILAVLEG, from the coding sequence ATGAAGCTTCGTCCTCTGCATGACCGCGTCGTTATCCGTCGCAGCGAAGAAGAAAAGAAAACCGCTGGCGGTATCGTCCTGCCAGGTTCGGCTGCTGAAAAAGCCAACCACGGTGTGATCGTCGCTGCAGGCCCAGGCAAGACTCTGGAAAACGGTGAAGTGCGTGCGCTGGCCGTTAAAGTCGGCGACAAGGTTGTGTTCGGTCCTTACTCCGGCAGCAACACTGTGAAAGTCGACGGCGAAGACCTGCTGGTAATGGCTGAGAACGAGATTCTCGCTGTACTGGAAGGCTGA
- the groL gene encoding chaperonin GroEL (60 kDa chaperone family; promotes refolding of misfolded polypeptides especially under stressful conditions; forms two stacked rings of heptamers to form a barrel-shaped 14mer; ends can be capped by GroES; misfolded proteins enter the barrel where they are refolded when GroES binds), whose amino-acid sequence MAAKEVKFGDSARKKMLVGVNVLADAVKATLGPKGRNVILEKSFGAPTITKDGVSVAKEIELEDRFENMGAQLVKDVASRANDDAGDGTTTATVLAQSIVNEGLKAVAAGMNPMDLKRGIDKATIAVVAELKKLSAPCTDTKAIAQVGTISANSDNSIGDIIAEAMEKVGKEGVITVEEGSGLENELSVVEGMQFDRGYLSPYFVNKPETMVAELEGALILLVDKKISNIREMLPVLEAVAKAGRPLLIVAEDVEGEALATLVVNNMRGIVKVAAVKAPGFGDRRKAMLQDIAVLTGGTVISEEIGLSLESTTLEHLGSAKRVTLSKENTIIVDGAGVEGDIQARIAQIRAQVAETSSDYDREKLQERLAKLSGGVAVIKVGAGSEVEMKEKKARVEDALHATRAAVEEGVVPGGGVALIRALNAIINLKGDNADQDVGIAVLRRAVEAPLRQIAANSGDEPSVVVNEVKNGKGNFGYNAATGEYGDMIEMGILDPTKVTRSALQAASSIGGLILTTEAAVADAPKKDGAAGGGMPDMGGMGGMGGMM is encoded by the coding sequence ATGGCTGCTAAAGAAGTTAAATTCGGCGATTCCGCCCGCAAGAAAATGCTGGTTGGCGTAAACGTCCTGGCTGACGCGGTAAAAGCGACCCTGGGCCCGAAAGGCCGTAACGTGATCCTCGAGAAGAGCTTCGGCGCTCCGACCATCACCAAGGACGGCGTTTCCGTCGCCAAAGAAATCGAACTCGAAGACCGTTTCGAAAACATGGGCGCGCAGCTGGTCAAAGACGTTGCCTCCCGTGCCAACGATGACGCTGGTGACGGTACTACCACCGCTACCGTTCTGGCTCAATCGATCGTCAACGAAGGCCTGAAAGCCGTCGCTGCCGGCATGAACCCGATGGACCTGAAGCGCGGTATCGACAAGGCGACCATCGCTGTCGTTGCCGAGCTGAAAAAGCTGTCCGCACCATGCACCGACACTAAAGCGATCGCTCAGGTTGGCACCATCTCCGCCAACTCCGACAACTCCATCGGCGACATCATTGCCGAAGCCATGGAAAAAGTCGGTAAAGAAGGCGTGATCACCGTTGAAGAAGGCTCGGGCCTGGAAAACGAACTGTCGGTTGTAGAAGGCATGCAGTTCGACCGTGGCTACCTGTCCCCGTACTTCGTCAACAAGCCAGAGACCATGGTTGCCGAGCTGGAAGGCGCGCTGATCCTGCTGGTCGACAAGAAGATCTCGAACATCCGCGAAATGCTGCCAGTACTGGAAGCCGTTGCCAAAGCCGGTCGCCCACTGCTGATCGTTGCCGAAGACGTTGAAGGCGAAGCCCTGGCGACTCTGGTTGTGAACAACATGCGTGGCATCGTCAAAGTCGCAGCCGTCAAGGCTCCGGGCTTCGGCGACCGTCGCAAGGCCATGCTGCAGGACATCGCCGTTCTGACCGGCGGTACCGTTATCTCCGAAGAGATCGGCCTGAGCCTGGAAAGCACCACTCTGGAACACCTGGGTAGCGCCAAGCGCGTAACCCTGTCCAAGGAAAACACCATCATCGTTGACGGTGCTGGCGTTGAAGGCGACATCCAGGCACGTATCGCTCAGATCCGTGCCCAGGTTGCCGAGACTTCCTCGGACTACGACCGTGAAAAACTGCAAGAGCGTCTGGCCAAGCTGTCCGGCGGCGTTGCAGTGATCAAGGTTGGCGCTGGTTCCGAAGTTGAAATGAAAGAGAAGAAAGCCCGCGTTGAAGACGCCCTGCACGCTACCCGCGCAGCCGTTGAAGAAGGCGTGGTACCTGGCGGTGGCGTTGCGCTGATCCGCGCTCTGAACGCGATCATCAACCTGAAAGGCGACAACGCCGACCAGGACGTCGGTATCGCTGTTCTGCGCCGCGCTGTTGAAGCACCGCTGCGTCAGATCGCTGCCAACAGCGGCGACGAGCCAAGCGTTGTGGTCAACGAAGTCAAGAACGGCAAAGGTAACTTCGGTTACAACGCCGCAACTGGCGAATACGGCGACATGATCGAAATGGGCATCCTGGACCCAACCAAGGTAACCCGTTCCGCTCTGCAAGCTGCATCGTCGATCGGCGGTCTGATCCTGACCACCGAAGCCGCTGTTGCTGATGCACCGAAGAAAGACGGTGCTGCTGGCGGCGGTATGCCAGACATGGGCGGCATGGGCGGCATGGGCGGCATGATGTAA